The Acinonyx jubatus isolate Ajub_Pintada_27869175 chromosome D3, VMU_Ajub_asm_v1.0, whole genome shotgun sequence DNA segment TTTGGCAGGACGGACTGACCTCCTCCATGCTTCTGCTTCCTCTACCATAAAACGGAGGTGATAATAGGACCACCCCAGAGGACTGTTCGAGGATTAAATGGGTTGATATGCACGCAGCCCATAGAACATTATCATGTGacacattattttgtattatcaAATACCAGCGATATTAAATACCAGTGATTATACCCTCCTTGTGTATTTACACAGAGAAGTTCTATAATCTTtacataaatttacataaaaatagcatttgtGGCTTTTAGCTCCATTTGGTTGAGACAAAATGGAAGTTTATAGAGGTGAAATGATTGGAATCTACTTTTCATGAACTCCAAGTTCAATGCTCTTTCACGACATCAAACACCTCAACGAAGACaaacacatgtgtgtatgtgtgtgtgtgtgtgtgtgtgtgtattcatgaaTGTGACCCTTTGCCGATAATCAAACATTCTCCATGTGCTAGTATCTCAGAAATTATTGGATGCTTACTGTGTATAGAGCGTCTCACCTTTGGGAGCCTGTACTTTTCTCTGAGATGGACTCTGAGGCATgccctctctgcctttttttgtGTGAATGCGGCATCTCTTTCCAtcctaaaagtaaaagaatagaataaGCCATCAAAGGATAGACAGAGCTACGGACATTCCCACCAGACACGGAGATAAACCTTCCTACGCCCCCAAACATCTGCCTCTCTTTCTATCATCATTCTACTGTCATAACTCACTGCAGACCCCTAAATCCCAATGGCAGCTTGGTTCTGGGAATCTCTTTAGGAtgcagcccagagaggggcagagtggttATGCCTAGTGTATGGTTGACCTCAAGGTGCGGCTCTAGATACGACTTGGGACCAcgaacatcagaatcacctgagtgCCTGTTAAGAATGCAGCTTCCTGGGTCTGATCTCACACTGACTCCTCAGAATCCCTGGGGGCGCAGATGAGGGGAATGTatgtttttaacaagttccctGAATGATCCTTCTTCAAGTGAAAAAACAGCGTCGCAGAATCCTGGGCTGGGGGGTCCTTAGAGGCACATGGGATTTAGGGATCTATAGAAAGCCATTTCCCTTCATTGTCACCCCTTCTGGACCCCAATTTTTGTACAGCGTTCCCTTCCCTGTTTGGAAGGAGGCGTCCCCAAATAAGGTAGGGTAGATTTCCATACTGCTCTGGGGACCACCTACTTGGACTTGGGCTTATGCTGGTTTGAAATGGACTTCCTTGCTCAGGATGACCTCGACAGAAGCAGCCAGCTTTGGGGATGTCTCCAAAGCTCACAGTGACTGCCTCCCCTCCCAGCTGCCCAGGGACGGGCATCACTAGGGGCTAGATTTATATGCCGGCCCTGCTCTCTGACCGTATTGAATTGCCCCAAGCTGAGTGAAATCTTTTCTCCGGGATCTCTGGGACTGAGAAAGACACATTCgcagtgtggctggaacaggTGAACTTGGAGGCCGTGGGCCACCGTTGTCCCCAGTCCATCCGGTCTGGGTGGCCCAGGGGGAGCTGACCActgagaagaaagaacagagcagCCATGCAGCCACAGGAGCAACGGCAGGAGCCAGGAAAGAGCTCGTGGCTGGCTTCCCACCGTATTCTGGTTCCTAGGTTAGGCCCGTGTGAGGCCTGGCGGGGTAAGGCATTATTTGCACGAAAAggaattctgttttccttttcaggtGGCTAAATTGGCTTCTATTTCTTCCCTTCACGTTCGGAAATCATCTTAACCATCACACAGAAGGCGGCCTGAAGGAGGGGCTGATCTGAAGCCATCCGATTAAATGACTGACCCCCGGGCCCTGGGCACAGGCCCTCCCTGAGCTCACTGCCCGTCTCCAAAGGTCGGGCCCAGGGTGGGCACCCGACAACACAGGCTTCCATATTCTGCCTTTGGAGGGGGAAACAGGATAAGTGACTTGCCCGAGAGATCCGCGAGCCGGGGCTTGGGCAGAAGCAGATCTTTTCTCCCCAGTATTTCACTATGAACATTTTCAAGCGTACAGAAAAGTCGAAAGCGTTTTACGGCGAAACGCGTATATTCGCCATCTATAGTCTACAGTTAGCATCTTTACTATACACGTTTTATTACATACTCATCCCTGTCTCTACCCGGTCatttacccattttattttttggtacgTTTCAAAGCTGTAGATGTCGGTACTCTTTCCTGCAAACACTTCAGCACGCAATGCCGTTAACCACAGCTATGCATTTgttggtaattcttttttttttttcctttaagtaaaaTTTGTCTACAATTAAGTGCACAGACCTTGATTGCTGGTGAATTTTATGTGGCAACTTGACTCGAGACACAAGGTGCCCAGATTAAACGTGGtttctgggggtgtctgggagGGTGTTTCCAAAAGAGATCAGCACTTGAATTGAtggactgaataaagcagattggcCCTCCttggcgtgggggggggggggggggatagcaTCCAATCCATGGAGGGCTTGACTAAAAcgaaaaggcagaggaagggagagttcTCTCCTTCTCCGTCCGTCTGCTTGGGCCGAGATCTcaatcttctcctgcccttgatTAGGACTTACACCATCAGAGTTCGGAACTTTCCCAGGCCTCCAGTTTGCAGACAGCAGAtggtgggacttctcagcctccgtCATCACGTGAGCCAATCCTGATCATCAATCTCACGTACCCACATATACCTGTgcgtgtatgcatatgtatatttctgTTGGTTCCGTTTCTGTGTGTAACCCAAGCCCCTATTAAGACATGAAAAACATTGCTATCACCTGAGAAATTTCTCTCATCCCCAGCGAATACCTGCTCCCCAGTCACTGTCCTTTATCCACCACAGATtggttttgcctgttctagaacttttTATAAATGGAGCCATATACTATGCCTTCTTTGGCAGAGCATAAAAAACTTTTGAGATCCATCCAGGTGGTGGTATTTAGCGGTGGAttgttccttttcattcctgAGTGCATTTGTCCTCTATGAATATGTCATGTTGGTTTATTCATTCTCCCATGAACGGACTTGCAGTTTggccaacatttggtattgtgtcttcttaattttagccattctggtgtgTGTCGTGGTACTTTagtgtgattttcattttcatgatgaCTAATGAGAtcaagtggggttttttttttttttatgtactaTTTGGCCATTTGTGAATCTTTGTGAAGTGTTtgttcttttgcccattttgttttgtttttataactgagttgtagaaattctttaCGTATTCTCGATCCCAGCCCTCTGTcagatatgttttgcaaatatttttctccgtCTGTGACTTgcctacaaatattttcttaatgggGTCTTTTGATGTACAagaattttcaattttgataaagcctacatcatttaaaaattttatggcTATTGCTTTCAGagtcctgtttaagaaatctttgcctactttCAAGTTGCAAAGGTATTgtttttctaagtgctttatgaTTTTAGCTGTTATATTTAGTTCTGTGATGCCTATCAAAGTTCGAGTAACAAATGGTCGCACAGAAATGACCGTACCACAACAAAGGTAAAGGGACATTTTACTATTGAGAGAGATGGTGGGGGGTTGCGGGGGGTAAATGGACTGTTGTTGCGTTCTAGGTGATGAAGCTATTGAAAACTCaaggaacaggggcgcctgggtggctcagtcggttgggtgtctgacttcggttcaggtcatgatctcacagtctgtgagttcaagccccgtgtcgggctctgtgctgatagctcagagcctggagcctgcttcggattctgtgtctccctccctctctctctgcctctcccctgctcatgctctgtctctctctatctcaaaaataaattaaaaatttttaaaaaagaaaaaaaaaaaaaagaaaactcaagcaACAGACCGGAAGCCGTGCCTCTTGCCAGAGCGAAGCAGGCTGGCCCCATTGGCCTGCTACCATTTCTTAAACTGGGCGACTACATAAATGGAtgatattcacacacacacacacacacacacacacacacacacacagccatgtaGTTGGCAAATAACCCAACCCACGGGATTGACCACACCATTCGGGCATTCTGGCTTTTTCTCTATCCAGATAACTTAGGGACACTGGGACATGAGTTAACACACAAATGCTGTGACCAGGCCTGTTGCTTGGACGTCTTAAATGATTATTTCCATGATCAGATGTCTAGTCTAAGTTTCTGACAGGTTGCTTTGTATTAGCTCACTTGAGCTGAGAACATTAGGTGCGACTGTTctacttctgtttcttcattatccTTGTGTCATGTTTGTCtgtctccacacccccccccacaccccccaaccccccaccccccgccgcagGCGAATCTAGCCTACACTCTAGGGATGCTTTTCTTTTGGTCTGAGCTTCATCTCAGTGCCAACACCGTGGTGGCAGTGGcgtttattattatttctttgacttCAATTAACTGCAGAGCccagcataatatattctaggtAGTTTATAAGCTACgatttctttcaaaaaagaattcaGTAGACAAGGTTTCCATTAAATGTAggcctttaggggcgcctgggtggctcagtcagttaagcgtcccacttcggctcaggtcatgatctcgcggtccgtgagttcgagccccgcgtcgggctccgtgctgacagctcggagcctggagcctgcttccgattctgtgtctccctctctctctgctcctcccctgctcacactctctttctctctctcaaaaataaacattaaaaataataataaataaatgtaggccTTTGTCCTTGTTAGTCAGGTTCCTCTAAGTCATTAACCTTTCACCTATAATCATCTTAGCAAAAGGACTTAGGCAACTATTACGTAAGGGATCGTTAGCAAAAGGGCCAGGATGGCAGCAAGAGATACTCttattaaatgagaaattctttttttttttttttttaaataggctccatgcccgatgtgggggcttgaactcacgaccccgagatcaagagttgcatgctcaactgactgagccagccaggcgcctgaGAAATACTTTtactaaatacttttttaaaaaaatgggcatttAACTTCAAGCTCGGGCTttaattctttgttgttattaAGGGTCTTAAATGGATTCTAccttaaattctaaaaaaattacatacagatTATGCTTAAAGACCAGTCTGCAGCAGTGAAAAATTGGTGGTGGGATTCACATTCCGTAACGCCCAGCTAAAATGTtactgatgttttatttttacttttttatttttattttatatagccAGGGGAATGCCATGTTCTGGAGGTACATggctgaagtatttaggggtaaagCATCATGATGTTggcaatttactttaaaaatggttctgtctaggggcaccggggtggctcagtcggttgagcgcccaacttcggctcaggtcatgatctcacagtctgtggttcgagccttgcgtcaggctctgtgctgacagctcagagcctggagcctgcttcggcttctgtgtctccctctctctctgtccctctcccacttgcgctctgtctctctctgtctctcaaaagataaataaacattaaaagcattcaaaaattaaaaacaccaaaaccattaaaaaatggttCTATCCATCCAACTAATCATCTATaagcaaatataacaaaatgttaacTGTTGACCTTTTTCGGAGGCTTATATGGATATTCATCATTCTGTTCTACTTTTCTGTAGCTTTAAAATCTTCATAATAAACAGTCCGCAAAGTTACCCACAGTCTTTGGGAAGCCAAGTCTGAGGACATAATCACCATGTTGTGCTTTCTAgcgtttaaaaaaagattaaaaaaaaagattgtgctGCGTGTGCCTCTTCCAGGAGCAAAGCTTTCTTACAGTTTGAAAGCTTTCTACGCGCTAGGAGGGCGAGTTTGGGCAAGACCGTAGAGACAGGCTCACAGTTCGTCATCTGAGCACTTCGGCTGAGGCTAATTAAAACGAACCTTGACCAGAGCAAACGTTAAGCCGCTTTAAGAACGACACATagattcatttattattgttcaCTGCCATCCCTACCGGTAGGACACAGTAACCGCTGAGGCTGGGAAATCGGTCCCCGAACAGAACATTCCTTCCTAAGGCTAGAGGCAAACAGCACGAGAAAAGGCGTctaaaaaagcaaagacaaagaaaccGGGGAGCCCGAAGAAGGTATGGCCAGAATTCAGCGCTTTAGGCTCTTAAAGGGAAACGAAGCCACTCATACTCACTTCTCCTCAATCATTTGCTTTTGGTACTCCTCATATTCCTCTCTAGTCATGCCTTGAGCTGCTGCAGGATCAGAGgtccctccttcttcttttttttcttcagaccCGCCACCAAATCCTAAGTTCTTTACCTGGTTGCTGATCATGGTTTTCATAAAGAAAGCCATCGTTTCTGCTCCAGAAAAATCAAGGCAAAACTCAGGCAGAACCCGAAGGCAAACGAACAAGCAAACGAAGACAAAACTCTCCAAATCTCAACGACGGCAACACGTTCAAGAGCGAGGGACTCTGCACAGCCTCATCTGCTCAAGGGCATGATGGCAGGGAAGAGCGGTACTCGGGCAGTAAGCTGGATTAAAGAGATGAACTCCTTAATACAGGGAGGCAGATGGTTCAGATTACTAAAGCACACCATCGGATGCAACCGACCACTTTCTGAATTAACACACGAGGCTAAttccagaagcaaaaaaaaaaaaaaaatccttcacgCTATCTACCCATTTCTCAGTTTGAAATCATTGAGCGCAGCAGGGCTTGGGCGAGAGTCTCGTTCCGATTCATCAGAGCTGACCGATGACGCGCCTGCAATGGAATTTCCAAATTCCAGCCCCGGAGCACCACATCCTGTTGAAAGCGGAGTCCGGTGAGACTCAAACCCCAAAATGCTTCATTAAGCAAAAATAATCCTTTGATCCGTCATTTTATCTCATCGGACTCTAAGTACTATGCGAGGATTTGCCTTTTGGTTTGCCTGAATTCTGTGCTGCCTCGGTGGTTACCGGGTCCCATACAGAAACACCCAGGTGACTCTAAAGGGCCAGTGGGCGGGTCCTTCACTGGAAGGAAGACCCGGGACATCACCTTAGCCTTCTCCTGCCCAGAGGTGTTACTCTTCTGCTTGGAAACGTGGCACCACTTTCAGGGCTTGAGCCCAGAAGGTGAGCACAGTGCGAGTTAAATCATCCCCGTGTGACGGGGCCACCTTTCCCCCTTACATACAGCCCACGCCCTGGACGCTCTGTTTACACTCGCTGGTGGACTTGGGTAAAACTTTTGACACGGTTTTCTAACACGCAGCAGATTCTCAATGGCCATGGTTTTCTTCAGGTCAAGGGAGGAATGGAATACGGCTAAGGCTTTAATCTGTTAGTATCTTTCTAATTAAAGCACTTCAGGAGGAGGTGGGACGGCGAAGAGGTGGGGACTCTGTAACCTGTGCTGATTATTTTATCTGTGGGCATGAGCCCTCTCGGGAAATGGGTCCCCTACATTGTACACAGAACGGTAGGATCTGGATTTTTGCTTAAAATGCTCGCTTTTATATATTCTAAGATGGTTTGTCTTTTACTGACCTATTTAAAGATGTTGCCAGATGGTCTCAATCTGGAAGACTGACAAAAGGTTCGGAATGACACAGGAACCCTACTGAGTGCCTGGCTTGAGAACGTGCATTCGTACCGGctcctttcacttaaaaaattttttataatgttatttttgagagggagagacagtgaacagaggaggggcggagacagcgggaggcacagaatcggaagcaggctccgggctccgagccgtcagcccagagcccgacgcggggctcgaacccacgaaccgtgagatcgtgacctgagccgaagtcggaggctcagccgactgagccaccgcgGCACGCCCACTCCCACTTTTAGATGCACTGCTTGGAGCTCAATGCATTCGGCCCACTGcctctccatttccatttctaGCCCGTTTCCTCAGTGGAGGGGGGTATTGGACACTTCAGCTGACGGGGGAAAAGCCACTGCCTGGGATTCCGTCTCTTTTCCCAGTCCAGTGCAGC contains these protein-coding regions:
- the CPLX4 gene encoding complexin-4 — its product is MAFFMKTMISNQVKNLGFGGGSEEKKEEGGTSDPAAAQGMTREEYEEYQKQMIEEKMERDAAFTQKKAERACLRVHLREKYRLPKSEMDENQIQMAGDDVDLPEDLRKMVDEDQEEEEDKDSILGQLQNLQNMDLDTIKEKAQATFTEMKQTAEQKCSVM